TACGAAGGTATTCAGTGTTACGTTCTCAAGTGATTAATTGCCGCCCATCCTTCGGGATGGGTCGGTAATTAAAAGCCCTATCTCGGTTATAACGCCGGGGTAGGGCTTTTTTATTGCTAAATTTTTGCGGTAGTTCAGTTTGCTAAACTACCTAGCGTAAGCTTTACTATTTTTTCATTTATTTACATATTTACTATTTACAAATAATAATTATCGGTATATAATTTAATCAAGATAAAGATAATCATTATCAATAAATAATAAAGGATGTGTTATATATGAAAGCTGTATTAAATAGATTACTTGCCAAAGAAGAATTACATCTCTGTAATTCCAAAAATATTATGGATTGTCCGGAGTACTGGACTAGATTAGCGGTAATCAGTTAAATGTATGGTTAAGCCCCTTATCGCGTATGCTTTTAGGTGAGGGGCTTAATTTTGCCACATAGTTGTTAATAAGAAAGTGTAATAATAAACGATGATATCGATAAGAGGGGGAGATAAAGATGCAGTATTTGCTATATCTCATTATTTCTGTCAGTGTTACCGCATTATACTATTTACTTCAATATGCGATAAATCTTCCGCCAGAAGAGTAATATACCATTAGGTCGTCTACTTTGAAGGTAGATGGTTTCTAATTTGAGGCTGTTCATGAGTTGAGAAAACTTATGGGCAGCCTCTTTTTTCATTGTTTTTATAGATAGAAGCTAATGGGAAATTAGAAAGAAAATGTAAAAATACCTATGCTTTTTGACCTCAGACTGTACGAATAAATAATAGAAGAATAAATTCTTTTTTTGCTAGGGAGAAGGTGATCTATTAAAATTAAATATTTTTCCCCGATTAAATGACTGTTTTAATGCAGCTTTCAATTTAAAAAAATCTCAATATTAAAAAAACGAATAATGCATGTGTAGCCAAAGCTATAGAATTAAGGAGGTATTTACGTGAATAGTAAATCACAACCAAAATTCGATCGGAATTCGGCTAAGAAACCATATGTTTTAAGTAAGTATAACAGTCAAGAAATTATAAACATTATCCGGCATTACTACGAACTAAAAAGTGCAGCGGAAATAACGGTTGTACAATATGGGCATGTGGGTGGGGGCAGCAATTATGTCAATGGTAAAGACGATATCATGTGCGTTTTGGCGGACCTTGATTATGGCGTGAATGGATTATCAGCGAGACAAAGGGAAGTTGTAATGCTATTGAAAACGGGTTATCTGATTAAAGAAATTAGTAAAATTATGGGCGTCAGGCGGGTGACGGTGAATTTTCATATTCGTCAAGTGGGATTACGCTTAGCCGATTATCTCAATGCCTCACGCATAGGAAGAAGGTGGACAAGGTGAAACGATATTATACTTTGGAAACTCTAGAGGATTTTTATCGATGCCAAGACCCCGGATTGTCAGAAATAGCAGTGAAAGAAAAGGCGAAAAACTTAAAACGGCTGCTAAATACAATGGATATTGGGTGGTCGAGAAGTAACCGTCGCTTTTATCTTCATAATCAACTATATGATTTTTCCAATTTGTTTTAATAAAAAAACTAAACGTAACTGGCGCTGCATGTATGAATAAAGAGTAGGAGGTGAAAAAAATGTTTTGTCCATTACTTAGTATAAAATCCGATAATCCCAAGATTTCTTTTGGTCAATGTATGGAGGGGGCATGTGCCTGGTGGGTTGTCAATAATGGCACCGGTAAATGCGCAATCTGCAAGATGGGAGATTATGCAGCGAAGCAGGAATCACTTTAGAAAGGAGGCAGTAAAATGATTTCAACATTAAAATTAAGCGACATAACCAGCAAATGGCGGGACGCGCTGCAAGCAAGCACCCCGATTCAAAACTTTTGTACAACAAAGTTTAATCAGGCGCCTAAAATATACGTTGGCATTAACGGCAAAAACCTGCCGGCGGCTGCGGACTGCCCGTTAATTATTCTTTATCCCGGAGCAAAGCTGGAAGGCCTCGAGCTGCAGGAATATACCTATAAGCTGACCGTTGGCTGGATCATACTGCGGGATGCAGCCACAACAACAAATAATGTTATAGAATACTCGGGCGTTGCGGAATGCGACCAGCTTGGGCAACTGATCTATCAGGAACTGGCGGGGCTGAATGCAAAAAACCCGCTCAGTGTCGTAGATTACAGTATTGAGCCGTTCGCGTATTATCCCCGCTTTCCCGGACGCATGGACATTACACTGAAAATAACGCCCGTCAACGGTTATAGCGTTGAATATTAAGGAGGTACAACATGGCAAGAGCAAAAGGATACAACTCTCAATTGGCACTTGGTTTTGAAAGCACGTATGGCAAGACACCAGCGAC
This window of the Veillonellales bacterium genome carries:
- a CDS encoding LuxR C-terminal-related transcriptional regulator; the protein is MNSKSQPKFDRNSAKKPYVLSKYNSQEIINIIRHYYELKSAAEITVVQYGHVGGGSNYVNGKDDIMCVLADLDYGVNGLSARQREVVMLLKTGYLIKEISKIMGVRRVTVNFHIRQVGLRLADYLNASRIGRRWTR